A region from the Melioribacter roseus P3M-2 genome encodes:
- a CDS encoding mechanosensitive ion channel family protein: MIYRNIIGFLVLLLFSLYGDNIAVTDSTGVRKYPVTLESDTLFYIGKGIGAFNAEKRAREISAELNNLLQDESFSPDSIKLIKGKAYWNIAAGENIIMSVTPEDADFAGISDSLLAAKRYSLIINGINKIKSVNKTKILIYNIIYNLVYLILMALFFWGANKIFPRINRFLGIIAPKILPTIRFKGRDIVKKESMVKALDFTAKGIRFVLSLLVIYLFIIYTLQLWPVTRSWDLQPIIKSLALLIFYTVLFYAIWKGINSLSKVSATKIGEWKGTKIKSLKIKNIEVLNEDRIIEILLLGNKILKFALLLFSFYTYLTIIFSLFTFSSHWAETLLGYILNPLNTVWTSFINFLPNLFFIVVLVFVFNYLIKAVKFIFNEIDRGTLEIPGFHKDWAVPTYKIVRFLILVLAVIIIFPYLPGSDSPFFQGISVFLGILFSLGSSSAISNMVAGVVLTYMRPFKLGDRVKIADTIGDVVEKTLLVTRIRTTKNVDITIPNSMVLGSHIINFSSSSEDKGLILHTTVTIGYDVPWKKVHELLIAAANETEHIKKDPRPFVLQTSLDDFYVSYELNAYTDKPQMMQKIYSELHSMIQDKFNEAGVEILSPHYSALRDGNQITIPQDYLPKTYQAPPFRIFGVNFGGNKENKE; encoded by the coding sequence ATGATATACAGAAATATTATCGGTTTTTTGGTTTTATTATTATTTTCATTATACGGAGACAATATTGCCGTTACGGACTCGACCGGTGTTCGGAAATACCCCGTAACCCTGGAATCGGATACTCTTTTTTACATCGGCAAGGGGATCGGCGCTTTTAATGCCGAAAAACGCGCAAGAGAAATATCCGCCGAATTAAATAATCTTTTACAGGACGAATCTTTTTCTCCGGATTCGATTAAGTTGATTAAAGGTAAAGCTTATTGGAATATTGCGGCGGGCGAAAATATCATAATGTCCGTCACGCCCGAAGACGCGGATTTTGCAGGGATTTCGGATTCGCTTCTTGCCGCGAAGCGCTATTCTTTGATTATAAACGGTATTAACAAAATTAAGTCGGTCAATAAAACCAAAATACTTATTTATAATATTATTTATAATCTCGTTTATTTGATTCTGATGGCGCTTTTCTTCTGGGGCGCAAATAAAATATTCCCTAGAATAAATAGATTTTTAGGGATTATCGCTCCGAAGATATTGCCTACGATAAGATTCAAAGGGCGCGATATCGTTAAGAAAGAAAGTATGGTTAAAGCGCTTGATTTTACTGCAAAGGGAATACGTTTCGTATTATCGCTCTTGGTTATTTATTTGTTTATAATTTATACGCTGCAGTTATGGCCCGTAACAAGAAGCTGGGACTTGCAACCGATAATAAAGAGTCTGGCTTTGCTGATTTTTTATACTGTGCTCTTTTATGCAATTTGGAAGGGTATAAATTCGCTCTCCAAGGTTTCGGCGACGAAAATCGGCGAATGGAAAGGCACAAAAATCAAGTCGCTTAAAATCAAGAATATCGAAGTGTTGAATGAAGACCGAATTATCGAAATATTATTGCTCGGCAACAAAATCTTAAAATTTGCTCTGTTACTGTTCTCATTCTATACATATTTGACTATAATATTCAGCTTGTTTACGTTCAGCAGTCATTGGGCTGAAACTCTGCTCGGTTACATACTGAATCCCCTTAATACAGTATGGACTTCATTTATAAATTTCCTGCCCAATCTCTTTTTTATTGTAGTGCTCGTTTTTGTATTCAATTATTTGATTAAGGCTGTCAAATTTATATTCAATGAAATCGACAGGGGCACGCTCGAAATTCCGGGTTTTCATAAGGATTGGGCTGTTCCCACATATAAAATAGTCCGCTTTTTGATTCTGGTATTGGCGGTGATTATCATTTTCCCTTATTTGCCCGGATCGGATTCGCCGTTCTTTCAGGGGATTTCAGTCTTCCTCGGTATTTTATTTTCGTTGGGATCGTCGTCGGCAATTTCCAATATGGTGGCGGGCGTCGTGCTGACATACATGCGTCCTTTTAAACTGGGCGACAGGGTAAAAATTGCAGATACAATAGGAGACGTAGTGGAAAAAACCCTTTTGGTGACGAGAATCAGAACGACAAAAAACGTTGATATAACAATTCCGAACTCAATGGTGCTCGGTAGTCATATTATTAATTTTAGTTCGTCTTCCGAAGATAAAGGTCTGATACTCCATACGACTGTAACAATCGGTTACGATGTTCCGTGGAAGAAAGTGCATGAATTGCTGATTGCCGCTGCCAACGAAACCGAGCATATCAAAAAAGATCCGCGTCCGTTTGTTCTACAGACAAGTCTGGACGATTTTTACGTCTCGTACGAACTAAACGCATATACCGACAAACCTCAGATGATGCAGAAAATTTATTCCGAGCTTCATTCAATGATACAAGACAAATTCAACGAGGCGGGGGTCGAAATATTGTCGCCGCACTACAGCGCTTTAAGAGACGGAAATCAAATTACCATACCTCAGGATTATTTGCCGAAGACTTATCAGGCGCCGCCTTTTAGAATATTCGGCGTAAATTTCGGCGGCAACAAGGAAAATAAGGAGTAA
- a CDS encoding mechanosensitive ion channel family protein yields MEFEKILYDPVIGKLVTAFVLTLFIISISRFIRSRITRVTKDIDLRYRLRKIVTIASYLIVIFVLSIVFSDKLGGLTVALGVAGAGIAFALQEVIASIAGWLAVSLSNFYRVGDRVQLGGNVGDVIDIGILRTTLMECRQWVDGDQYTGRIVRVANSFVFKDSVINYSADFPFLWDEIKLPIRYGSDVELTRNIINQAANEIIGPHVPQAQQHWNRMLDKYRIENANVHPMIFMVANDNWLEFSLRYVVDYQARRITKDKLFTKIYNDITNTNGKVQLASATFELTAAPQFNISLNKS; encoded by the coding sequence ATGGAATTCGAAAAAATCCTTTACGACCCGGTTATCGGAAAGTTAGTAACGGCGTTTGTTCTTACTCTTTTTATTATTTCGATATCGAGGTTTATTCGTTCGCGCATTACAAGAGTAACAAAAGATATCGATCTGCGTTACAGATTACGAAAAATAGTAACCATAGCGAGCTATCTGATTGTTATATTCGTCCTTTCGATTGTATTCAGCGATAAACTCGGAGGACTCACGGTTGCGCTTGGAGTTGCCGGCGCAGGCATAGCGTTTGCTCTACAGGAAGTAATTGCAAGCATTGCGGGCTGGTTAGCCGTCTCATTGTCAAATTTCTACAGAGTGGGCGACAGAGTCCAGCTCGGCGGCAATGTCGGCGATGTAATTGATATCGGAATTTTAAGAACGACTTTGATGGAATGCCGTCAATGGGTAGACGGCGACCAGTATACAGGCAGAATTGTCAGGGTCGCAAACAGTTTCGTATTTAAAGATTCTGTGATTAATTATTCGGCAGATTTCCCGTTTTTATGGGACGAAATAAAACTGCCGATCAGATACGGCAGCGACGTGGAGCTTACGCGGAATATTATCAATCAAGCCGCAAATGAAATAATCGGTCCTCATGTGCCGCAGGCTCAACAGCACTGGAATCGTATGCTCGACAAGTACAGGATTGAAAACGCAAACGTCCATCCGATGATTTTTATGGTTGCCAACGATAACTGGCTCGAATTCTCGCTCCGTTATGTAGTCGATTATCAGGCGCGCAGAATTACGAAAGATAAATTATTTACAAAGATTTATAACGATATCACGAATACCAATGGTAAAGTACAGCTCGCTTCGGCTACTTTCGAGCTTACCGCGGCTCCTCAATTTAATATCAGTTTGAATAAGTCGTAA
- a CDS encoding ion transporter: MRKKLYEAIFESNTRAGKLFDIFLLWIIIISVLIVFLESIPELSLYHKKLFYYAEWSVTILFTIEYLLRIYVAPKPWKYIKSFWGFIDFLSIAPTYIDLLFPGYHYLLVVRIFRLLRVFRVLKLVRYIKESEIHFAALKSSFHKISVFFIAVISIVITMGTIMYVVEGGENGFDSIPQSIYWAVVTVTTVGYGDIVPKTFAGKFIASLSMIIGYAIIAVPTGIFTVEISRAGSLLKKCDKCNSLIPSDSIFCNKCGSKV; encoded by the coding sequence ATGAGAAAAAAGTTATACGAAGCAATTTTTGAATCGAACACAAGGGCGGGGAAATTATTCGATATATTCCTGCTGTGGATAATTATAATTAGCGTTCTCATCGTATTCCTTGAAAGCATACCCGAACTGAGCCTTTACCACAAAAAACTTTTTTACTATGCGGAATGGTCGGTAACAATATTATTTACCATTGAGTACTTATTGCGAATTTACGTAGCTCCGAAACCTTGGAAATACATAAAAAGTTTTTGGGGATTTATCGATTTCCTTTCGATAGCTCCCACTTATATCGATTTACTGTTCCCGGGCTATCACTATTTGCTGGTTGTAAGAATATTCAGATTATTGAGAGTTTTCAGAGTACTGAAGCTAGTGCGCTACATAAAAGAATCGGAAATACATTTTGCCGCTTTAAAATCGAGTTTCCACAAAATAAGCGTTTTCTTTATAGCGGTTATTTCCATTGTGATTACTATGGGGACGATTATGTATGTAGTAGAAGGAGGAGAAAACGGATTCGACAGCATTCCGCAAAGTATTTATTGGGCTGTCGTTACCGTAACTACAGTAGGCTACGGCGATATAGTGCCGAAAACATTTGCCGGAAAATTTATAGCTTCTCTATCGATGATCATTGGATATGCAATCATTGCAGTTCCTACCGGAATATTTACGGTTGAAATATCCCGAGCGGGAAGTTTATTAAAAAAATGCGACAAATGTAACAGCCTGATTCCTTCCGATTCAATCTTTTGTAATAAATGCGGTAGTAAAGTCTAA
- a CDS encoding transporter, whose protein sequence is MKFLLYTTLSLGILFFTTINGQTIVTDRPDFTESAVTIPSGTVQFEGGVSFDNNNDMNNFTFPALLTRVSLHKSFEVRLGFTGWTYSEEESKTLMNDLILEAKYQLSINPEFPLAILLVSKLPTGSEEISIENPEYGLKLAASHPVADYLSVSSNVGAISIEPNSQRELLYLFSLSMGFTIAERTGWFVEFFTMMPEKRQWQPSIDTGLTYLIGDNFQLDLYAGFGLNNYASDLFGGLGLSYNLKY, encoded by the coding sequence ATGAAGTTTCTATTATACACAACGCTGTCTTTAGGAATATTATTTTTTACAACAATAAATGGGCAAACGATTGTTACGGATCGACCGGATTTTACCGAAAGCGCCGTTACAATACCTTCTGGCACGGTTCAATTCGAAGGGGGCGTATCCTTCGATAATAATAACGATATGAATAATTTTACATTTCCAGCTCTTTTGACAAGGGTGTCTTTACATAAATCTTTCGAGGTCAGACTGGGTTTTACGGGCTGGACGTATTCCGAAGAAGAATCGAAAACTTTGATGAACGACTTGATACTCGAAGCCAAATACCAGTTGTCAATAAATCCTGAATTCCCGTTGGCAATTTTATTGGTAAGTAAACTGCCTACCGGGAGCGAAGAAATCTCGATCGAAAATCCGGAATACGGATTGAAGCTTGCAGCTTCGCATCCGGTCGCCGATTATTTATCGGTGAGCTCGAATGTCGGCGCGATTTCAATTGAACCGAACTCACAAAGGGAATTGCTGTATTTGTTTTCTTTAAGTATGGGATTTACCATTGCCGAAAGGACGGGCTGGTTTGTGGAATTTTTTACGATGATGCCGGAAAAACGCCAATGGCAGCCCTCAATCGACACGGGACTTACTTACCTGATCGGAGATAATTTCCAGCTCGATCTGTATGCGGGATTCGGACTTAATAATTATGCGTCCGATTTATTCGGCGGACTGGGACTCTCCTACAATCTCAAATATTAG
- a CDS encoding sensor histidine kinase — MANISHDLRTPLASIQGYLETIFIKESKGSLSDEERNKYLRIINKNTELLNKMVYDLFELSKLEARQVEPKPE, encoded by the coding sequence ATTGCAAATATATCGCACGATTTAAGAACGCCCCTTGCTTCAATTCAAGGCTATCTGGAGACCATTTTTATTAAGGAAAGCAAAGGCTCTCTCTCCGATGAAGAAAGAAACAAATATTTGCGGATAATAAATAAGAATACTGAACTGCTTAATAAAATGGTTTACGATTTATTCGAGCTTTCGAAGCTCGAAGCGCGGCAGGTGGAACCGAAACCCGAATGA
- a CDS encoding sensor histidine kinase, whose translation MAELINDKTLKFKDRAAKKAIELKFNIITDKTMALADIALMERAVSNLLENALEHTQPNGSVTINLLNENEMLRIEVCDTGSGIPEEELPFIFDRFYKNHNNRKGKVGAGLGLAIAFQIINLHKSTLKAKSKLNSGSTFYFDLPLSNN comes from the coding sequence ATGGCGGAATTGATTAACGACAAAACTCTCAAATTCAAGGATAGAGCCGCGAAGAAAGCCATCGAATTGAAGTTTAATATTATAACCGACAAAACGATGGCGCTTGCGGATATAGCGCTAATGGAACGCGCAGTTTCCAATCTGCTTGAAAATGCTTTGGAACATACCCAACCTAACGGAAGCGTTACGATTAATTTATTGAATGAAAACGAAATGCTGAGAATTGAAGTATGCGATACGGGAAGCGGTATTCCGGAAGAAGAACTGCCTTTTATATTCGACCGTTTTTACAAAAATCATAATAATCGAAAAGGAAAAGTCGGCGCCGGTCTGGGGCTTGCTATCGCTTTCCAGATTATTAATCTACACAAATCGACGCTGAAAGCGAAGAGCAAATTGAATAGCGGCTCTACTTTTTATTTCGACCTGCCTCTGTCGAATAACTGA